The Helianthus annuus cultivar XRQ/B chromosome 11, HanXRQr2.0-SUNRISE, whole genome shotgun sequence region CGCTGTGAGATATTTCTAACTCCTCTCTTTACTTTTCTGTTGGTTggattagttgaagtcggggtagtgaggaccggcacttGTTTGTTGATATCTGTTGTTATTTGTATTTGTTAGTTGTGTTTAGTTTAAGGCTCCTGAGTTAAGACATGTCCAGGCACCTGTGAGTGATGAACCTGGAGTCTTGACACTGACTCAGCTTCGCCTATTAGGGTTTGTTGTTGGTGTGTTTTTGATCTGTGGTCTTTGTTCTATTTTCTGTGTGTTTCTTATTTTGTCTTAATGGGTGATAAAGGTGATACTCCAGGGTCTTCTCAGACCCTGATTAGCAAGTTGGATATAGGAGACCCTTTGTTCTTGCATCCTAGTGATTCAAGTTCCTTAACCATAGTAGGCATAAAATTAAAAGGAACTGAGAACTATAGGGTTTGGTCTAGTGCTATGAAACTTGCTCTTGAAGCCAAAAATAAATTTGGCTTTATAGATGGTAAGTGTAAAAAGAATTCTGATGATGAAGTCTTAAGTAGTCAGTGGGACCGATGTAATTCTGTTGTTCTTAGTTGGTTGTTAAATTCTGTTTCTGAGGAACTATACTTAGGACAAGTGTTTTCTAAGTTAGCCTCAGAAGTTTGGATTGATTTAAAAGAAACTTATGACAAGGTTGATGGCTCTATAGTTtatgatttatataaaaaaatcaattGCATTACTCAAAATGGAAGTTCTGTGTCTGAATATTATCATAAGTTGAATACCATGTGGAAACAGTTTGATGCTGTGCTTCAACTGCCCACATGTTCATGTCAGGCTGCAAAAGATTTTAATGACTTTTCTACTTTAATCAAACTAATGCAGTTTCTTATGGGTTTAGATGATGTTTATCAGCCTGTAAGAACTAACTTGTTAACTAGAGAGCCATTACCCTCTGTTAAAGTTGCTTTCTCAATCATTTCAAGGGAAGAATCACATAGAAATTCTAGTATTGGAAATAAAACACAAACTGTATCTTTTGTTTCTAAAACTAATCAGTCATTTGATCAAAAAAGGAAAGAGATTAGAGGTCCTAATCCAAATTTAAAATGTAATCACTGTAATAAGATTGGTCATACTATAGACAGATGTTTTGAATTAGTTGGATACCCTTCAAGTTTTAAAAAGAAACCTGGAGGTCAGACTGGTAGAACTTTTGTTAATACTAGGTCAAATGTATCATCTGTTCCTTCTGTGGCTCAGTTTTCTTCAGAGCAGGTTGCAAAATTGCTAAGTTTGTTGGGTGAAAAAGCTAGCACTGAGTCTCAATCTCCTAATATGGGAGGTGAGTCAAATTGTGTGTTTAGTTCTGTAAATAAGTTTGTGTGCTGTTCTAGTCTTATAAATTCTGGTTTTGATAATAATTGGATTTGTGATTCTGGTGCAAATCAGCATATGGTCAAAACAGACAAGAATATGTTTAACTGTATTGATGTGTCTGAATTTGACTTAACTGTTTCTCACCTGTTGTTAAAATGGTCACTGTTAGGTCTATTATAGCTGTTGCTGTGTATTTTGATTGGCCATTGTTTCAACTTGATGTTGATAATGCATTCTTACATGGTACTATTTCTGAGGATGTGTATATGAAATTGCCTCCTGGTTATTATTCAAAAAATGAAACTAAAGTTTGTAAGCTTGTTAAATCCTTATATGGATTAAAACAAGCTCCAAGGAAGTGGAATGAGAGGCTAACCACTGTGTTGTTAGATCTTGGTTTTGTGCAAAGTAAATGTGACCATTCtttgtttatttacttaaaaGATGGTATTACTGTTTACTTGCTGGTATATGTAGATGATATTGTAGTTACTGGAAATTCTGTTGATAAAATAAGTGAAGTTAAACACATTTTAAATGAAACATTTAAAATTAAGGATTTAGGTGTGCTAAAATATTTTCTTGGCATTGAAGTGCTTTATGATAAAAATGCTATTTGTCTTAGCCAAAGAAAATATTGTTTGGAACTTTTGAGTGAATTTGGTTATTTGGGGTGTAAACCTATTAATACTCCTATAGAGCAAAGTTATTTAGTGTCTTCCAAACTTGACAAAGATCAGAAGTTACTTACAAATATTTCTGGGTTTCAAAAACTGATTGGAAAGCTTATATACTTGTCTTTAACTAGACCAGATATAAGTTATACAGTTCAGTTTTTGAGCCAATTTATGCACAAGCCAAATGAAGTGCACTTACAGATGGCTTTCAGGTTGTTGAGATACTTGAAACAAAGTCCAGGAAAAGGACTAAGTTTCAAGAAGAGTGATAATCTAAATTTGCTGGGGTATGCTGATTCTGATTGGGGTAAATGTCTTTCTACTAGAAAGTCAGTTACTGGTTTTTGCATTTTTTTAGGGAATTGCcttgtttcttggaaaagcaagaaacaaggTACTGTCTCTAGGTCATCTGCAGAGGCTGAATATCGTGCAATGTGTGCAGCTACTTGTGAGCTTATTTGGCTGAGAAATTTATTGTTTGAGTTGAATGTTAAATGCAATTTGCCAATGTTTTTGAACTGTGATAGTCAAGCTGCTATTTCAATAGCAGCTAATCCTGTCTTTCATGAAAGAACCAAGCACTTTGAGCTTGATTTACATTTCTTAAGAGAAAAGGTGGCAAATGGTGTTATTAGTACTGTTAAAGTTGACTCTGAAAGTCAACTTGCTGATTTTTTTACCAAAGGTCTTGGAATAGCTCAACATGAAGAATTTTGTAAAAAACTTCTTCTTGTTGATCTGTTTAAGCCAAATGAATGAAGGGGGGGTGTTGAAATTATATCTGGTATATCTTTCATTCATTGGGCTTGTATATTGTTTGTATCATTTGGTCTTATATCATTTTGGACTTGGGCTGATTGTTCTAATAAGTTGTTGGGCTGGTTGTTGTTAAGTTGTTATTGCTGTTACAGGTTCTCGAAATATCTAAAGGGGTTAAGTGTAACTTCAAGGGCTTAAGTGTAACTTCAAGGGCTGTGACTGATAGCTGTGCAACTTACAAGGACCAAAGTGAAATATCCTTATTTTCACTATATTTAAGTGATCTTGTTGATCAGCTTGTTTCATTATTGTACTTGTTCATCTTGTTCGCTCTGCTAGGGTTTCATCTTGTATACGAACAATCTCTCATCTGTATCTGAGAGATTGTTCTGGTAGTTTTGTATCTGTTGTTGATCATCATCTGTAGATGATCTTCTATTCTGTATCTGTATCATTTGTACTTTAGATCTTACTTTTGTAAGATCAGATCTTACTGTTTTTGTAAGATCTTTGGGTATTTGGGGGGCAAATCATTTTAGGGTTGGttaaataagattttgtcacctgTTTTGTCGCTATCTCTTCTGGTTTGTTGTTTTTAGTATTTCATATCATATATTTCTACATTTCGGTTGTAAATTGTTTCTAAAATTATTGATTAATAATCATGTTAAACGAGTTATGTTTGTGTCGACCAGTGAATGTTTTGTGTCCTACACTCCTACTATAATTTTTGGTACACTCCTACTATTTGTTTAGATTTTTCATGTTTTATTTCGGATTCAACCCACACGCTTCTCAAAATTACATAAACCTAAGAGGCTAACACCAGCCTAATTCCCACTAACTAagaccatggttgcaaaagtcgctaggcgctccctagtcggattcgggagtactcgggaagtactcgggagtattcgggagtactcggagagtaattggcctgggagaagagtactcgtgcctcggcaacctaccttgtagcgagtactcggggagtactcggagcctaggcgggacttttacaaaagactatggggtatggggcggggttggAGCGTGGGTTGAAgagaaacgcccaagtcaccaccttgggtgggcttgggtttgggcgtggcccttTGGGCGGGAGTTTAAGGCCGGGCGTGGGCATGCTAGCGATCCTATGTGGCCGGCTCTTATTGGCTTGTTAGCTAGGGCATAGCGGGtcatgtttaaattttaaaatataaccgTTGGCCAAGCcaagccacgccccgccataccccatggacacgtcactcaccagcgAAGGGCTCCAACTCCACGTGTTAACCCATGCCctaaacccccgccccaccatacctcATGATGTAAAGGGCTTTGGTATAGTTAAATGACATTTTATCTATGACACCGATTTCGTGTTCCATTATGGGCAAATAAGAGTAGGAAGAAATTGATGTTAAGAAAATTGAAGGCATATTAAATTACATTGTAAATCACACGCCAATCATAGACCATACTTTAAAAACAAGATCATATATATTGACTATTAATTTTCAGATAATAATAAAAAACTTTCGGGCCTCGAGACAAAAAAGTTATGCCGCTTTCTATAATATAAActtatcattttatatataaaaaaccaaGATACAACGATAATTGATTAattgttataaaataaacaaaacaatactAGTGTAGCTAAATGATCAAACTACGTTACTTAAGCAGATCGTGAGGCTCTCCTAGCGTTTTTGGAAGCAAAGCTCTCGATCAAGTCTTTATATTCCATAATTTCTAATTTCGTTTTAAAGAGATATCATCGCCAATCCATTAAGTCTTTCTTGGGACAGTGACGATCGCAAATAAGACTTCAATAATTTCAATTTAGAAAAACTTCTCTCTGTCGATGCCACTGTTACCGGAAGTGTCAAAAGCACATGATATGCATTTATAGCATTAGGACAATGACCGAGCCGCATGATATCATTTAAAGCATCAATAGGGCTAACAATGTGACTCGGTAAGAAGGTCCTAATCAACTTCAACTCCAAATAAAGTTCTTTAGCATCAACGTCCGATTCTTATTTATATTTCAATGCCTTTTGAAGACGATAACAACGAGCCTTAAGATCCTTTTCATCAAGTGTCTTCAACTTTTTAGGAAACAaaaacccaattttttttttcaaatttttggtaTTGAGAGAATCTTGTTTCAAGAGAACTTATAGCTTGATCAACAATACATAGAAAGTAGTTGActttaaaatcatcatcaagtGAAAATATAACTTCTTCTATACTTGAATTCGCATCAAACTGTTTTTTCCTATGTATCACACGTTGTTTAGGGAATTCCGAATTAATACCTAATTCATTGGCAATTTCTATAGCTTCATAATCGCCTTAGAAAACCCCACTTCTCTATaatttttgaagtatttaatcAATTTGTCCACTTCATCAATAGCAACATCAAGAACCACATCCTTTGATTGTAACTTTTTGCTCACCACATTCACATTTGATAATATTTCATACCAAATGATGATTTGTACCAAAAATTCATAGTCACCAACCTCATGCTTTTCAAGTGATTAGcttcgttttgaattttaggatCTTTATCTGAGTCACTAACTTCTTTCAAAGCTTTTCTCACTTCAACAAGTTGAGTTCTAACAGGCTTAATACTATCTACATGACTTTCCCAATGAGTGATAGACAATGATTTAAGAGGCAATCCTTTAACATTGTCTTTTAAAATTTGCCACCTATTAATAGAATTGGCAAAGATGGTATATGTAACGCTTCGCATTTTCtgaactttccttatttagaaa contains the following coding sequences:
- the LOC110933825 gene encoding uncharacterized mitochondrial protein AtMg00810-like: MVTVRSIIAVAVYFDWPLFQLDVDNAFLHGTISEDVYMKLPPGYYSKNETKVCKLVKSLYGLKQAPRKWNERLTTVLLDLGFVQSKCDHSLFIYLKDGITVYLLVYVDDIVVTGNSVDKISEVKHILNETFKIKDLGVLKYFLGIEVLYDKNAICLSQRKYCLELLSEFGYLGCKPINTPIEQSYLVSSKLDKDQKLLTNISGFQKLIGKLIYLSLTRPDISYTVQFLSQFMHKPNEVHLQMAFRLLRYLKQSPGKGLSFKKSDNLNLLGYADSDWGKCLSTRKSVTGFCIFLGNCLVSWKSKKQGTVSRSSAEAEYRAMCAATCELIWLRNLLFELNVKCNLPMFLNCDSQAAISIAANPVFHERTKHFELDLHFLREKVANGVISTVKVDSESQLADFFTKGLGIAQHEEFCKKLLLVDLFKPNE